The Amycolatopsis mongoliensis genome includes a window with the following:
- a CDS encoding zinc ribbon domain-containing protein, whose amino-acid sequence MADSVPFTDNFSDLSNTQGYQFEFRCERCGNGFRSAFQRDTMETGRSVLRTVGSFFGGTLRDLSNSADQWRYDRATNSPAKDRALAAAVKEITPSFRQCRGCGDWMCHDQCWNEEIGQCLRCSPSVAEEISRAQASAQRDQIWDKARENDWTSDLDLDTRAKVTCPGCGLKAEGGKFCSSCGTSLALKVRCGGCGSESTKPGALFCSDCGTKL is encoded by the coding sequence GTGGCTGACTCTGTGCCCTTCACGGACAACTTTTCGGACCTCTCCAACACACAGGGGTACCAGTTCGAGTTCCGCTGTGAACGCTGCGGCAACGGCTTCCGTTCCGCCTTCCAGCGCGACACCATGGAAACCGGGCGAAGCGTGCTTCGCACTGTCGGCTCGTTCTTCGGCGGGACGCTCCGGGATCTGAGCAACTCGGCCGACCAGTGGCGCTACGACCGCGCGACGAACTCGCCGGCCAAGGACCGGGCGCTGGCGGCGGCGGTCAAGGAGATCACGCCGAGCTTCCGCCAGTGCCGCGGGTGCGGCGACTGGATGTGCCACGACCAGTGCTGGAACGAGGAGATCGGCCAGTGCCTGCGTTGCTCGCCGAGCGTCGCCGAGGAGATCTCGCGCGCCCAGGCGTCGGCGCAGCGCGACCAGATCTGGGACAAGGCCCGCGAGAACGACTGGACGTCCGACCTCGACCTCGACACCCGCGCGAAGGTGACCTGCCCGGGCTGTGGCCTGAAGGCCGAGGGCGGGAAGTTCTGTTCGTCCTGCGGCACGTCACTGGCGCTCAAGGTCCGCTGCGGCGGCTGCGGGAGCGAGAGCACCAAGCCCGGCGCGCTGTTCTGCTCGGACTGCGGCACCAAGCTCTGA
- a CDS encoding MFS transporter: MGTLTVTGRARSMGALFAGVALLNTATVGLSTAATLIVAAGSGPGWSGLPSVANVLGTAAGAFGAGLLLPGHGRRRVLVAGYGVAAAGALVAFAGALTTSLVPLLLGILLVGLGNGGAQLSRYLAADLYPEERRGRALSNVVWAGTVGALAGPALMAPAADVVTGFGWPSLSGPVAVAVLATAGAALAAAFLPRHVPLPPEKPAATVAPARAAGVARPLVAMVAAQLTMVAVMTMTPVQLESHGHGLDVVGWVLSAHLFGMFALAPLSGRIADRWGPRVTVNAGLGVLALSTATALAAPTAHTSGLPVALFLLGYGWNLVFVGGSAQLSRDLAPETRSRVQGTVDAVVWSASALAGLGSGQLFAGGGYALVAVVGGVLALLPLALLASRDGR; encoded by the coding sequence ATGGGGACTCTGACGGTGACCGGCCGGGCCCGGTCGATGGGCGCGCTGTTCGCCGGCGTCGCGCTGCTCAACACGGCGACGGTCGGCCTGAGCACCGCCGCGACGCTGATCGTCGCCGCCGGCAGCGGGCCGGGGTGGAGCGGCCTGCCGAGCGTCGCGAACGTGCTCGGGACGGCCGCCGGCGCGTTCGGCGCGGGCCTGCTGCTGCCGGGGCACGGCCGCCGCCGCGTCCTGGTTGCCGGGTACGGCGTCGCCGCGGCCGGTGCGCTCGTCGCCTTCGCCGGCGCTCTGACGACGTCGCTGGTGCCGCTCCTGCTCGGCATCCTGCTGGTCGGTCTCGGCAACGGCGGCGCGCAGCTGTCGCGCTACCTGGCCGCGGACCTGTACCCGGAGGAACGCCGGGGCCGCGCGCTGTCGAACGTCGTGTGGGCCGGAACCGTCGGCGCGCTCGCCGGGCCGGCGCTGATGGCCCCGGCGGCGGACGTCGTCACCGGGTTCGGCTGGCCGTCGCTGTCCGGGCCGGTCGCGGTCGCCGTGCTGGCCACGGCGGGCGCGGCGCTGGCGGCCGCGTTCCTCCCGCGGCACGTCCCGCTCCCACCGGAGAAGCCGGCGGCCACGGTCGCCCCGGCGCGGGCGGCCGGCGTCGCGCGGCCGCTGGTCGCGATGGTCGCCGCGCAGCTGACGATGGTCGCGGTGATGACCATGACGCCGGTGCAGCTGGAGAGCCACGGGCACGGTCTCGACGTCGTCGGCTGGGTGCTGAGCGCGCACCTGTTCGGCATGTTCGCGCTGGCGCCGCTGTCCGGCCGGATCGCCGACCGCTGGGGCCCGCGCGTCACGGTCAACGCGGGTCTCGGGGTCCTGGCTTTGTCGACGGCGACCGCGCTCGCGGCGCCGACGGCGCACACGTCCGGCCTGCCGGTGGCGTTGTTCCTGCTCGGGTACGGCTGGAACCTGGTGTTCGTCGGCGGCAGCGCGCAGCTGAGCCGCGACCTCGCGCCGGAGACGCGCAGCCGGGTGCAGGGCACCGTCGACGCGGTGGTCTGGTCCGCGTCCGCTTTGGCCGGTTTGGGGTCAGGACAGCTGTTTGCCGGCGGTGGGTACGCGCTCGTGGCGGTCGTCGGAGGTGTGCTGGCGCTGCTTCCGTTGGCCCTCCTGGCATCCCGTGACGGCCGGTAG
- a CDS encoding Lrp/AsnC family transcriptional regulator yields MTFRSEKPLDDVDWRLLELLQADGRLSFKELGRRINLSAPAVAERVRRLEETGVITGYRAQVDARRAGQPLQAFVEMRCALSSCLLKTSKSEDYPEVVEIHRLSGDHCTMLKIRAASLEHFEGLLERLGKHGELRSSVVLSTQFEGRPVQPPTDDFLRATTPEGWS; encoded by the coding sequence ATGACCTTCCGTTCGGAAAAGCCCCTGGACGACGTCGACTGGCGGCTGCTGGAACTGCTGCAGGCCGACGGGAGGCTGTCCTTCAAGGAGCTGGGCCGGCGCATCAACCTCTCGGCGCCGGCAGTGGCCGAGCGGGTCCGGCGGCTGGAGGAGACCGGCGTGATCACCGGCTACCGCGCGCAGGTCGACGCGCGGCGCGCGGGCCAGCCGCTGCAGGCGTTCGTCGAGATGCGGTGCGCGCTGAGCAGCTGCCTGCTGAAGACGTCGAAGTCCGAGGACTACCCGGAAGTCGTGGAGATCCACCGCCTGTCCGGCGACCACTGCACGATGCTGAAGATCCGGGCGGCCTCGCTCGAGCACTTCGAAGGTCTGCTGGAGCGGCTCGGCAAGCACGGCGAGCTGCGGTCGTCGGTGGTGCTGTCGACGCAGTTCGAGGGGCGGCCGGTGCAGCCGCCGACGGACGACTTCCTGCGCGCGACGACGCCCGAAGGCTGGTCGTGA
- a CDS encoding M15 family metallopeptidase → MPILTRRVRTLAVTLATLATLAVPATAQAAPPAAPAEFVALSDVAPSILQDIRYATRHNFVGRRIDGYLEPTCILTRQAAEGLRQAQAKLVRQGYTLKVYDCYRPQRAVDHFVRWAKDLADEKMKAEFYPNVAKDRLFEDGYIAEKSGHSRGSTMDLTVVKLPPRFQRPYVPGEPLVPCFAPRNRRFPDNMVDMGTGYDCFDPLAHTDNPAITGVARQNRDLLRTTMIAAGFHNLPEEWWHYTLDGEPFPDTYFDFPVSRCSLR, encoded by the coding sequence ATGCCGATCTTGACTCGCAGGGTGCGGACGCTCGCCGTCACCCTCGCCACCTTGGCCACCCTGGCCGTCCCCGCCACCGCGCAGGCCGCGCCGCCGGCCGCCCCCGCCGAGTTCGTCGCCCTGTCCGACGTGGCGCCGTCGATCCTGCAGGACATCCGCTACGCCACCCGGCACAACTTCGTCGGCCGGCGGATCGACGGCTACCTCGAGCCCACCTGCATCCTGACCCGGCAGGCCGCCGAAGGCCTGCGGCAGGCCCAGGCGAAGCTGGTCAGGCAGGGCTACACGCTCAAGGTCTACGACTGCTACCGCCCGCAGCGCGCGGTCGACCACTTCGTGCGGTGGGCGAAGGACCTCGCCGACGAGAAGATGAAGGCCGAGTTCTACCCGAACGTCGCCAAGGACCGGCTGTTCGAGGACGGGTACATCGCCGAGAAGTCCGGGCACAGCCGCGGCAGCACCATGGACCTCACCGTCGTGAAGCTCCCGCCGCGGTTCCAGCGCCCGTACGTCCCGGGTGAGCCGCTCGTGCCGTGCTTCGCGCCGCGGAACCGGCGCTTCCCCGACAACATGGTCGACATGGGCACCGGCTACGACTGCTTCGACCCTCTGGCCCACACCGACAACCCGGCGATCACCGGCGTCGCGCGGCAGAACCGCGACCTGCTGCGGACCACCATGATCGCGGCCGGCTTCCACAACCTGCCCGAGGAGTGGTGGCACTACACGCTCGACGGCGAGCCGTTCCCGGACACCTACTTCGACTTCCCGGTGTCGCGCTGCAGTCTTCGCTGA
- a CDS encoding SdrD B-like domain-containing protein, translating into MPSSAAESAPPTEQKPRAAAERAEVDVSADFDKPSYGTGDDVTFKFKLTNVGQTRAAGLTIYQMISNPDDLNVPYDGWGPLKAAPGLSLEPGETFELPVSGRVRSLDKPTAVVRGVLFDETGASASQTFTFTVPITQEIVHAKGSVYGDANGNGVPDGGEQLGGAKLTLRYTHGSGEYTATSDAQGKFGVDIPAGDYYLGGDVVDGWLFPFRTVHIGPDSDDLLVRGAPPLNGALKASMKFTQDSYRVGDLLHLTVTLSNSGSIPLTGIVAECNRVGDSYILNGTGPGWGDLVYSRGVTIAAGETRTFDVTDTVPAAAFNRGFVFASCDFGYPEVDVDNHAQADAQAAVPGAKVTVDGNVGVFDDHGQLQRGVAGVKVVLVSDLHCPITGETTTDDKGYFAFKDVAPGPAYQLYFQLPDGWKLKYDDSNPMPIWVFGAPTKPQPQVVLAEEGTSPAAPAVPAQPADCAPAGTPTSSNAAGTGGGESTGGGTGLASTGVDALGLGVLALVALGLGGGLVIGSRRRRNAA; encoded by the coding sequence GTGCCGAGTTCCGCGGCCGAGAGCGCGCCGCCCACGGAACAGAAGCCCCGGGCCGCCGCCGAACGAGCGGAAGTCGACGTTTCCGCCGACTTCGACAAGCCGTCGTACGGGACCGGCGACGACGTCACCTTCAAGTTCAAGCTGACGAACGTCGGCCAGACCCGCGCGGCCGGCCTCACGATCTACCAGATGATTTCCAACCCGGACGACCTGAACGTGCCCTACGACGGCTGGGGACCGCTCAAGGCCGCGCCCGGCCTGTCGCTCGAGCCGGGTGAAACCTTCGAACTGCCGGTTTCCGGCCGCGTCCGGAGCCTCGACAAGCCGACCGCGGTCGTGCGGGGTGTCCTGTTCGACGAGACCGGCGCCAGCGCCAGCCAGACGTTCACCTTCACCGTTCCGATCACGCAGGAGATCGTGCACGCGAAGGGCTCGGTCTACGGGGACGCGAACGGCAACGGTGTGCCGGACGGCGGCGAGCAGCTGGGCGGGGCCAAGCTCACCCTGCGGTACACGCACGGCAGCGGCGAGTACACGGCCACGAGCGACGCCCAGGGGAAGTTCGGCGTCGACATCCCGGCCGGGGACTACTACCTCGGCGGCGACGTGGTCGACGGCTGGCTGTTCCCGTTCCGGACCGTCCACATCGGACCGGACAGTGACGACCTGCTCGTCCGCGGGGCTCCGCCGCTCAACGGCGCGCTGAAGGCGTCGATGAAGTTCACCCAGGACAGCTACCGGGTCGGCGACCTCCTGCACCTCACGGTGACGCTGTCGAACTCCGGCTCGATCCCGCTCACCGGCATCGTGGCCGAGTGCAACCGGGTCGGTGACAGCTACATCCTGAACGGAACCGGGCCCGGCTGGGGTGACCTGGTCTACTCGCGCGGGGTGACGATCGCCGCCGGAGAGACCCGCACCTTCGACGTGACCGACACGGTGCCGGCGGCCGCGTTCAACCGCGGGTTCGTCTTCGCTTCCTGCGACTTCGGCTATCCCGAAGTGGACGTCGACAACCACGCGCAGGCCGACGCCCAGGCCGCGGTGCCGGGCGCGAAGGTCACCGTCGACGGCAACGTCGGCGTCTTCGACGACCACGGTCAGCTGCAGCGGGGCGTGGCCGGCGTCAAGGTCGTGCTCGTCTCCGACCTGCACTGCCCGATCACCGGCGAGACGACGACCGACGACAAGGGGTACTTCGCGTTCAAGGACGTGGCGCCCGGACCTGCTTACCAGCTGTACTTCCAGCTGCCGGACGGCTGGAAGCTCAAGTACGACGACAGCAACCCGATGCCGATCTGGGTCTTCGGCGCGCCGACGAAGCCGCAGCCGCAGGTGGTCTTGGCGGAGGAGGGCACCTCGCCGGCGGCGCCGGCCGTACCGGCCCAGCCCGCGGACTGCGCCCCGGCGGGCACGCCCACCTCGTCGAACGCGGCGGGGACCGGCGGCGGGGAAAGCACCGGCGGTGGCACCGGCCTGGCCAGCACGGGTGTCGACGCACTCGGGCTCGGGGTGCTCGCCCTGGTCGCCCTGGGGCTCGGCGGTGGACTGGTGATCGGCTCCCGCCGGCGCCGGAACGCGGCCTGA
- a CDS encoding DNA-directed RNA polymerase subunit beta', with product MLDVNFFDELRIGLATADDIRQWSYGEVKKPETINYRTLKPEKDGLFCEKIFGPTRDWECYCGKYKRVRFKGIICERCGVEVTRAKVRRERMGHIELAAPVTHIWYFKGVPSRLGYLLDLAPKDLEKIIYFAAYVITGVNTELRHNDLPTLENEIGVERKNLETKRDADIEARAQKLEADLAELEAEGAKSDVRRKVKEGGEREMRQLRDRAGRELDRLEEVWTTFTKLDTRQLIADELLYRELVDRYGEYFTGGMGAEAIQKLATEFDVAAEAESLRDTIRNGKGQKKLRALKRLKVVAAFQATGNDPRGMVLDAVPVIPPDLRPMVQLDGGRFATSDLNDLYRRVINRNNRLKRLIDLGAPEIIVNNEKRMLQEAVDALFDNGRRGRPVTGPGNRPLKSLSDLLKGKQGRFRQNLLGKRVDYSGRSVIIVGPQLKLHQCGLPKDMALELFKPFVMKRLVDLNHAQNIKSAKRMVERSRPQVWDVLEEVITGHPVMLNRAPTLHRLGIQAFEPQLVEGKAIQLHPLVCEAFNADFDGDQMAVHLPLSAEAQAEARILMLSANNILSPASGRPLAMPRLDMVTGLFHLTRLNEKAEGAGNAYSSPAEAIMAFDRKALGLHAPIKIRVTDRQPAKADEARLAEKGWEPGKAWLAETTLGRVLFNELLPADYPFINEPMPKKRQAAIVNDLAERYSMTQVAQTLDRLKDAGFYWATRSGVTVAISDVLTPVGKAAILDEYEGKASQVEKRYQRGQLSHTERNNELVKVWTQATEEVHKIMETALPDDNPIAMIVKSGAAGNMTQVRSLAGMRGLVSNPKGEYIPRPIKANFREGLSVAEYFIATHGARKGLADTALRTADSGYLTRRLVDVSQDVIVREVDCGTTRGIMMPIGEDIGDGKVLRDQHVETSVYARNLATDAVDAKGNVVLNAGDDIGDPAIDKLLSSGISKVKVRSVLTCESAVGICATCYGRSMATGQLVDVGEAVGIVAAQSIGEPGTQLTMRTFHQGGVAGDDITTGLPRVQELFEARVPKGKAPIADVDGRVRIEESERFWKITLIPDDGGEEIVFDKLSKRQRLANTPNGPLGDGDHVNVGQQLLEGTPDPHEVLRVMGPREAQMHLTDEVQKVYRAQGVSIHDKHIEVIVRQMLRRVTIIDSGATDFLPGELPERTKFEATNRAAVAEGGEPASGRPVLMGITKASLTTDSWLSAASFQETTRVLTDAAINGRSDRLVGLKENVIIGKLIPAGTGINKYRNIQVQPTEEARVAAYAIPSYDDGYYTPDVFGTGTGAAVPLDDYDFGRDFR from the coding sequence GTGCTGGACGTCAACTTCTTCGATGAGCTCCGCATTGGTCTCGCCACGGCCGACGACATCCGTCAGTGGTCGTACGGCGAGGTCAAGAAGCCGGAGACCATCAACTACCGGACGCTCAAGCCCGAGAAGGACGGCCTCTTCTGCGAGAAGATCTTCGGCCCGACCCGGGACTGGGAGTGCTACTGCGGCAAGTACAAGCGCGTCCGCTTCAAGGGCATCATCTGTGAGCGCTGCGGCGTCGAGGTGACCCGCGCCAAGGTGCGCCGCGAGCGGATGGGCCACATCGAGCTGGCCGCCCCGGTCACCCACATCTGGTACTTCAAGGGTGTTCCCTCGCGCCTCGGCTACCTGCTGGACCTGGCGCCGAAGGACCTCGAGAAGATCATCTACTTCGCTGCTTACGTCATCACGGGCGTGAACACGGAGCTGCGCCACAACGACCTGCCGACCCTCGAGAACGAGATCGGCGTCGAGCGCAAGAACCTCGAGACCAAGCGTGACGCGGACATCGAGGCTCGCGCGCAGAAGCTGGAAGCCGACCTGGCCGAGCTGGAGGCGGAGGGCGCCAAGTCCGACGTCCGCCGCAAGGTCAAGGAGGGCGGCGAGCGCGAGATGCGCCAGCTGCGTGACCGCGCCGGTCGCGAGCTGGACCGCCTCGAGGAGGTCTGGACGACCTTCACGAAGCTCGACACCCGCCAGCTGATCGCCGACGAGCTGCTGTACCGCGAGCTGGTCGACCGCTACGGCGAGTACTTCACCGGCGGCATGGGCGCGGAGGCCATCCAGAAGCTGGCCACCGAGTTCGACGTCGCCGCGGAGGCGGAGAGCCTGCGCGACACGATCCGCAACGGCAAGGGGCAGAAGAAGCTCCGCGCGCTGAAGCGGCTCAAGGTCGTCGCGGCCTTCCAGGCCACCGGCAACGACCCGCGCGGCATGGTGCTCGACGCCGTCCCGGTCATCCCGCCGGACCTGCGCCCGATGGTGCAGCTGGACGGTGGCCGCTTCGCGACCTCCGACCTGAACGACCTGTACCGCCGCGTGATCAACCGCAACAACCGCCTCAAGCGGCTGATCGACCTCGGTGCGCCCGAGATCATCGTCAACAACGAGAAGCGGATGCTGCAGGAGGCCGTCGACGCGCTGTTCGACAACGGCCGCCGCGGGCGTCCGGTCACCGGCCCGGGCAACCGGCCGCTGAAGTCGCTGTCCGACCTCCTCAAGGGCAAGCAGGGCCGGTTCCGCCAGAACCTGCTCGGCAAGCGCGTCGACTACTCGGGCCGTTCGGTCATCATCGTCGGCCCGCAGCTGAAGCTGCACCAGTGCGGCCTGCCGAAGGACATGGCGCTCGAGCTGTTCAAGCCGTTCGTCATGAAGCGGCTGGTCGACCTGAACCACGCGCAGAACATCAAGTCCGCCAAGCGGATGGTGGAGCGCTCGCGGCCGCAGGTGTGGGACGTGCTGGAAGAGGTCATCACCGGCCACCCGGTGATGCTGAACCGCGCGCCGACCCTGCACCGCCTCGGTATCCAGGCCTTCGAGCCGCAGCTGGTCGAGGGCAAGGCCATCCAGCTGCACCCGCTGGTCTGCGAGGCGTTCAACGCGGACTTCGACGGTGACCAGATGGCGGTGCACCTGCCGCTGTCGGCCGAGGCGCAGGCCGAGGCCCGGATCCTGATGCTGTCGGCGAACAACATCCTTTCGCCGGCGTCGGGCCGTCCGCTCGCCATGCCGCGACTGGACATGGTGACGGGTCTGTTCCACCTGACCCGCCTCAACGAGAAGGCCGAGGGCGCGGGCAACGCGTACTCGTCGCCGGCCGAGGCCATCATGGCCTTCGACCGCAAGGCGCTGGGCCTGCACGCCCCGATCAAGATCCGCGTCACCGACCGCCAGCCGGCCAAGGCCGACGAAGCGCGGCTCGCGGAAAAGGGCTGGGAGCCGGGCAAGGCGTGGCTGGCCGAGACGACCCTGGGCCGCGTGCTGTTCAACGAGCTGCTGCCGGCGGACTACCCGTTCATCAACGAGCCGATGCCGAAGAAGCGTCAGGCCGCGATCGTGAACGACCTCGCCGAGCGGTACTCGATGACCCAGGTCGCGCAGACCCTGGACCGCCTGAAGGACGCCGGGTTCTACTGGGCGACCCGCTCGGGCGTCACCGTCGCCATCTCGGACGTGCTCACCCCGGTGGGCAAGGCCGCCATCCTCGACGAGTACGAGGGCAAGGCCTCCCAGGTGGAGAAGCGCTACCAGCGTGGTCAGCTGTCCCACACCGAGCGCAACAACGAGCTCGTCAAGGTGTGGACGCAGGCCACCGAAGAGGTCCACAAGATCATGGAGACGGCGCTGCCGGACGACAACCCGATCGCCATGATCGTGAAGTCGGGCGCGGCGGGCAACATGACGCAGGTCCGGTCGCTGGCCGGGATGCGTGGCCTGGTGTCGAACCCGAAGGGTGAGTACATCCCGCGTCCGATCAAGGCCAACTTCCGTGAGGGCCTGTCGGTGGCGGAGTACTTCATCGCGACGCACGGTGCCCGGAAGGGCCTGGCGGACACGGCGCTGCGGACCGCCGACTCGGGTTACCTGACCCGTCGTCTGGTGGACGTCTCGCAGGACGTCATCGTCCGCGAGGTCGACTGCGGCACCACCCGCGGCATCATGATGCCGATCGGCGAGGACATCGGCGACGGCAAGGTGCTGCGCGACCAGCACGTCGAGACCTCCGTGTACGCGCGGAACCTCGCGACGGACGCGGTGGACGCCAAGGGCAACGTCGTGCTGAACGCCGGCGACGACATCGGCGACCCGGCCATCGACAAGCTGCTTTCGAGCGGCATCTCGAAGGTCAAGGTCCGCTCGGTGCTCACCTGCGAGTCGGCCGTCGGCATCTGCGCGACCTGCTACGGCCGCTCGATGGCGACCGGTCAGCTCGTCGACGTCGGCGAGGCCGTGGGTATCGTCGCGGCCCAGTCGATCGGTGAGCCGGGTACGCAGCTGACGATGCGTACGTTCCACCAGGGTGGTGTCGCCGGTGACGACATCACGACCGGTCTGCCCCGTGTGCAGGAGCTCTTCGAGGCTCGTGTCCCGAAGGGCAAGGCGCCGATCGCCGACGTCGATGGCCGCGTGCGCATCGAGGAGAGCGAGCGGTTCTGGAAGATCACGCTGATCCCGGACGACGGCGGCGAAGAGATCGTCTTCGACAAGCTGTCCAAGCGTCAGCGGCTCGCGAACACCCCGAACGGCCCGCTGGGCGACGGCGACCACGTCAACGTCGGCCAGCAGCTGCTCGAGGGCACGCCGGACCCGCACGAGGTCCTGCGGGTCATGGGGCCGCGCGAGGCGCAGATGCACCTCACGGACGAGGTCCAGAAGGTGTACCGGGCGCAGGGTGTGTCGATCCACGACAAGCACATCGAGGTCATCGTGCGGCAGATGCTGCGCCGCGTGACGATCATCGACTCCGGTGCCACGGACTTCCTGCCGGGCGAGCTGCCCGAGCGGACCAAGTTCGAGGCGACGAACCGGGCCGCGGTCGCCGAGGGCGGCGAGCCGGCTTCGGGTCGTCCGGTGCTGATGGGTATCACGAAGGCGTCGCTCACCACGGACTCGTGGCTGTCGGCGGCGTCGTTCCAGGAGACCACGCGCGTCCTGACCGACGCGGCCATCAACGGCCGCTCGGACCGGCTCGTGGGCCTCAAGGAGAACGTGATCATCGGTAAGCTGATCCCGGCCGGTACGGGCATCAACAAGTACCGCAACATCCAGGTGCAGCCGACGGAAGAGGCCCGGGTCGCGGCGTACGCGATCCCGTCCTACGACGACGGCTACTACACCCCGGACGTGTTCGGTACGGGTACCGGTGCCGCGGTGCCGCTGGACGACTACGACTTCGGCCGCGACTTCCGCTGA